Proteins from a genomic interval of Thunnus thynnus chromosome 5, fThuThy2.1, whole genome shotgun sequence:
- the LOC137182880 gene encoding putative adenosylhomocysteinase 3 isoform X1, protein MPALMVLRKRAGGEKPLAGAKVVGCTHITAQTAVLIETLSALGAQCRWAACNIFSTQNTVAAALAEGGTSVFAWRGESEDDFWWCINRCVRADTWQPNMILDDGGDLTHWIYKKYPSQFKRIKGIVEESVTGVYRLYQLSKAGRLCVPAMNVNDSVTKQKFDNLYCCKESILDGLKRTTDIMFGGKQVAVCGYGEVGKGCCAALKALGAVVYITEVDPICALQGCMDGFRVIKLSEVVRQVDMVITCTGNKNVVGREHLDRMKNGCIVCNMGHSNTEIDLASLRTAELRWEHVRPQVDHVIWPDGKRIVLLAEGRLLNLSCSTVPSFILSITATTQALALIELFNAPEGRYKQDVYLLPKKMDEYVANLHLPAFDAHLTELTDEQAKYLGVSKHGPFKPNYYRY, encoded by the exons ATGCCAGCACTGATGGTCCTGAGGAAAAGAGCAGGAGGGGAGAAGCCTCTCGCTGGAGCCAAAGTGGTGGGctgcacacacatcactgcACAGACAGCA GTGCTGATTGAGACTCTGTCTGCGTTGGGGGCTCAGTGTCGCTGGGCGGCCTGTAACATATTCTCCACTCAGAACACTGTGGCTGCAGCTCTGGCTGAAGGAG GCACGTCGGTGTTTGCGTGGCGGGGAGAGTCAGAGGACGACTTCTGGTGGTGCATCAACCGATGTGTCAGAGCTGATACCTGGCAGCCCAACATG ATTCTGGATGATGGCGGCGACCTGACCCACTGGATCTATAAGAAGTACCCGAGCCAGTTCAAGAGGATCAAAGGCATCGTGGAGGAGAGTGTTACAGGAGTCTATCG GTTGTACCAGCTGTCGAAAGCAGGTCGGCTGTGTGTTCCTGCTATGAATGTTAACGACTCTGTGACCAAGCAGAAGTTTGACAACCTGTACTGCTGCAAGGAGTCAATATTGGACGG GTTGAAGCGAACCACTGACATCATGTTTGGAGGAAAACAGGTGGCGGTGTGCGGATATGGTGag GTTGGTAAAGGTTGCTGTGCTGCCCTGAAAGCGTTGGGTGCTGTTGTATACATCACAGAAGTGGATCCCATTTGTGCCCTTCAGGGCTG cATGGATGGCTTCAGAGTGATCAAACTGAGTGAAGTGGTCAGGCAGGTAGACATGGTCATCACCTGCACAG GCAATAAAAACGTGGTGGGGAGGGAACATCTGGACAGAATGAAGAACGGCTGCATAGTCTGCAACATGGGACACTCCAACACAGAGATAGATCTG GCGAGTCTGCGGACTGCGGAGCTGAGGTGGGAGCATGTGAGGCCTCAGGTGGACCATGTTATATGGCCTGATGGCAAGAGAATAGTCCTGCTAGCTGAG ggCCGTTTGCTGAATCTGAGCTGCTCCACAGTGCCCTCGTTTATCCTCTCCATCACCGCCACAACTCAG GCGCTGGCTCTCATAGAGCTGTTCAACGCCCCAGAGGGACGATACAAACAGGACGTCTACCTGCTGCCAAAGAAGATGG ATGAATATGTGGCCAATCTCCATCTGCCTGCGTTTGACGCTCACCTCACAGAGCTGACTGATGAACAGGCCAAGTACCTGGGTGTCAGCAAACACGGGCCATTCAAACCCAACTACTACAG GTATTGA
- the LOC137182880 gene encoding S-adenosylhomocysteine hydrolase-like protein 1 isoform X2: MAEEKQQTGTSREDLTLPDEYPPPLTELDGEAGQDVSAATEESSKDQEVKCSPNVLQMLKAAESRRTPQGQDREGEEVTEAGTEELVTEALKTDMQIQLTEQKQEFNKRPIKAGHRSLSRSISQSSTDSYSSVCSDSSEDESTPRDKLQKNSKGFSDFCIKNIKQADFGRREIQIAEQEMPALMVLRKRAGGEKPLAGAKVVGCTHITAQTAVLIETLSALGAQCRWAACNIFSTQNTVAAALAEGGTSVFAWRGESEDDFWWCINRCVRADTWQPNMILDDGGDLTHWIYKKYPSQFKRIKGIVEESVTGVYRLYQLSKAGRLCVPAMNVNDSVTKQKFDNLYCCKESILDGLKRTTDIMFGGKQVAVCGYGEVGKGCCAALKALGAVVYITEVDPICALQGCMDGFRVIKLSEVVRQVDMVITCTGNKNVVGREHLDRMKNGCIVCNMGHSNTEIDLASLRTAELRWEHVRPQVDHVIWPDGKRIVLLAEGRLLNLSCSTVPSFILSITATTQALALIELFNAPEGRYKQDVYLLPKKMDEYVANLHLPAFDAHLTELTDEQAKYLGVSKHGPFKPNYYR, encoded by the exons ATGGCAGAGGAAAAGCAGCAGACAGGAACCTCCCGGGAGGACCTGACACTACCTGACGAGTATCCTCCACCACTTACGGAGCTGGATGGAGAGGCAGGGCAGGATGTTTCTGCTGCCACAGAGGAGAGCAGCAAAGATCAGGAGGTAAAATGCAGCCCAAACGTGCTGCAGATGCTGAAGGCGGCAGAGAGCAGACGGACACCTCAGGGTCAGGACAGAGAGGGGGAAGAGGTGACAGAGGCTGGGACAGAAGAGCTTGTCACTGAAGCGCTAAAGACTGACATG caaatacAGCTCACTGAGCAGAAACAAGAATTCAACAAACGTCCCATCAAGGCTGGTCACCGCTCTCTGTCTCGGTCCATCTCACAGTCATCTACAGACAGCTATAGTTCAG TGTGCAGTGACAGCTCCGAGGATGAGTCCACTCCCAGAGACAAGCTTCAGAAGAACTCCAAGGGCTTTTCTGACTTTTGcatcaaaaacatcaaacaggCTGATTTTGGACGCAGAGAAATCCAAATCGCAGAGCAAG AAATGCCAGCACTGATGGTCCTGAGGAAAAGAGCAGGAGGGGAGAAGCCTCTCGCTGGAGCCAAAGTGGTGGGctgcacacacatcactgcACAGACAGCA GTGCTGATTGAGACTCTGTCTGCGTTGGGGGCTCAGTGTCGCTGGGCGGCCTGTAACATATTCTCCACTCAGAACACTGTGGCTGCAGCTCTGGCTGAAGGAG GCACGTCGGTGTTTGCGTGGCGGGGAGAGTCAGAGGACGACTTCTGGTGGTGCATCAACCGATGTGTCAGAGCTGATACCTGGCAGCCCAACATG ATTCTGGATGATGGCGGCGACCTGACCCACTGGATCTATAAGAAGTACCCGAGCCAGTTCAAGAGGATCAAAGGCATCGTGGAGGAGAGTGTTACAGGAGTCTATCG GTTGTACCAGCTGTCGAAAGCAGGTCGGCTGTGTGTTCCTGCTATGAATGTTAACGACTCTGTGACCAAGCAGAAGTTTGACAACCTGTACTGCTGCAAGGAGTCAATATTGGACGG GTTGAAGCGAACCACTGACATCATGTTTGGAGGAAAACAGGTGGCGGTGTGCGGATATGGTGag GTTGGTAAAGGTTGCTGTGCTGCCCTGAAAGCGTTGGGTGCTGTTGTATACATCACAGAAGTGGATCCCATTTGTGCCCTTCAGGGCTG cATGGATGGCTTCAGAGTGATCAAACTGAGTGAAGTGGTCAGGCAGGTAGACATGGTCATCACCTGCACAG GCAATAAAAACGTGGTGGGGAGGGAACATCTGGACAGAATGAAGAACGGCTGCATAGTCTGCAACATGGGACACTCCAACACAGAGATAGATCTG GCGAGTCTGCGGACTGCGGAGCTGAGGTGGGAGCATGTGAGGCCTCAGGTGGACCATGTTATATGGCCTGATGGCAAGAGAATAGTCCTGCTAGCTGAG ggCCGTTTGCTGAATCTGAGCTGCTCCACAGTGCCCTCGTTTATCCTCTCCATCACCGCCACAACTCAG GCGCTGGCTCTCATAGAGCTGTTCAACGCCCCAGAGGGACGATACAAACAGGACGTCTACCTGCTGCCAAAGAAGATGG ATGAATATGTGGCCAATCTCCATCTGCCTGCGTTTGACGCTCACCTCACAGAGCTGACTGATGAACAGGCCAAGTACCTGGGTGTCAGCAAACACGGGCCATTCAAACCCAACTACTACAGGTGA